One part of the Vicinamibacterales bacterium genome encodes these proteins:
- a CDS encoding site-specific DNA-methyltransferase: SIAIARDAAGAGAGLTRDLNVGHYKPINSPRFVNDCHEFIFHFTPGGRTRLDRRAIGVKYQDASNVTRWASGGADRRCRGNTWFIPYETIQSRDKDRPHPATFPPRVPEYCVRLHGVARTRLMLDPFLGLGNSAIAAANLGIDFVGIEIDRHYLDEAISRVNAAIDR, encoded by the coding sequence TCGATCGCGATCGCTCGCGATGCCGCCGGCGCCGGCGCCGGACTCACCCGCGACCTGAACGTCGGGCACTACAAGCCGATCAACAGCCCGAGGTTCGTCAACGACTGCCACGAATTCATCTTCCACTTCACGCCCGGCGGGCGCACCCGCCTCGATCGCCGCGCCATCGGCGTGAAGTACCAGGACGCGTCGAACGTCACCCGCTGGGCGAGCGGCGGCGCCGATCGCCGCTGCCGCGGCAACACCTGGTTCATTCCCTACGAAACGATCCAGAGCCGCGACAAGGACCGCCCCCATCCGGCGACCTTTCCGCCGCGCGTGCCCGAGTACTGCGTCCGGCTTCACGGCGTGGCGCGGACCCGGCTGATGCTCGATCCGTTTCTCGGCCTCGGCAACTCCGCCATCGCCGCCGCGAACCTCGGGATCGACTTCGTCGGCATCGAGATCGACCGCCACTATCTCGACGAGGCCATCTCGCGC